One genomic segment of Sminthopsis crassicaudata isolate SCR6 chromosome 4, ASM4859323v1, whole genome shotgun sequence includes these proteins:
- the PPY gene encoding pancreatic polypeptide prohormone, which produces MAAPRYCLSLLLLSCCVALLSAQRAPQEPVYPGDDATPEQMAKYAAEMRRYIDRLTRPRSKGAVEGTEFAIWLLHTESCGIEDRTLPGFPGDNASKKQLAQFYYRLYRRMMKKR; this is translated from the exons ATGGCTGCCCCTCGATATTGCCTCTCTCTTCTGCTCCTCTCCTGCTGTGTGGCTCTCTTGAGTGCTCAGAGGGCTCCCCAGGAGCCAGTTTACCCTGGAGATGATGCTACCCCAGAGCAGATGGCCAAGTATGCTGCTGAGATGCGAAGATATATCGATAGGCTCACCCGGCCCAG GTCTAAAGGAGCTGTTGAAGGTACTGAATTTGCCATCTGGCTTCTCCATACAG AGAGTTGTGGGATCGAGGATAGGACCCTGCCCGGATTCCCGGGTGACAATGCCTCTAAAAAACAACTGGCACAATTCTACTATCGCCTTTATAGAAGGATGATGAAGAAGCGGTGA